A genomic window from Nitrosopumilus sp. includes:
- the pgk gene encoding phosphoglycerate kinase yields MKILTLDDFQLSGKTVLLRVDMNCPIDPVTERISSTKRIEETVETIKALDNAKLVIISHQGRVGSRDYVGMEQHAKILETLLGKKIIYVQDVIGSLAQSEIKKMKDGDIILLDNLRFCAEENHEFSPENAANTIMVKRLVNLFDLCILDSFASAHRAHPSLVGFSHVLPTCAGKNVEREVKKLDEILTVTKAPHVIILGGSKIADRLEAIKMLIKKGRAEQILLTGLIGNVFMRAQGRIKYPLGIPMEEEVVAKAHTLMGEYPDAFFTPVDIAISKDGDRIEMDVRYLNTGDQILDLGQKTIRYYSQLIASAGTIFISGPAGFFENEKFTYGTKSLLEAITNSMATTIVSGGHLTSALKRYGLTEKITHISTAGGALVLYLTGEKLPMIQSLENAAKR; encoded by the coding sequence GTGAAGATTCTAACCCTTGATGATTTTCAATTGAGTGGAAAAACTGTTCTTTTACGTGTTGACATGAATTGCCCTATTGATCCTGTAACTGAAAGGATTTCATCCACAAAAAGGATAGAGGAGACAGTCGAGACCATCAAGGCACTAGATAATGCAAAATTAGTCATCATATCCCATCAGGGTAGAGTGGGAAGTAGGGATTATGTTGGAATGGAGCAACATGCAAAAATTCTGGAGACTTTGCTTGGAAAGAAGATCATATATGTTCAAGATGTGATTGGTTCATTGGCCCAGTCTGAAATAAAAAAAATGAAAGATGGGGACATCATACTGTTGGATAATCTGAGATTCTGTGCTGAAGAGAATCATGAATTCTCTCCAGAAAATGCAGCAAACACAATAATGGTGAAAAGATTAGTCAATCTGTTTGATTTGTGTATTTTAGATTCGTTTGCTAGTGCGCATAGAGCGCATCCGTCACTTGTGGGATTTTCACATGTATTACCTACATGTGCTGGAAAAAATGTAGAACGTGAGGTAAAAAAACTGGATGAAATATTGACAGTTACAAAGGCACCTCACGTGATTATACTTGGTGGTTCAAAAATTGCAGATAGACTTGAAGCAATTAAAATGTTAATTAAAAAAGGTAGAGCTGAGCAAATTCTACTTACTGGTTTGATTGGTAATGTTTTCATGCGTGCGCAAGGACGTATCAAATACCCCCTTGGAATCCCTATGGAAGAAGAAGTAGTTGCAAAAGCACACACTTTGATGGGAGAATATCCAGACGCATTTTTCACACCTGTAGATATTGCAATTAGTAAAGACGGAGATCGAATAGAAATGGATGTAAGATATCTCAACACAGGGGATCAAATTTTGGACCTGGGTCAAAAAACAATACGATACTATTCACAATTGATAGCAAGTGCAGGTACTATTTTTATCAGCGGTCCTGCAGGATTTTTTGAGAATGAAAAATTTACTTATGGTACAAAATCTCTTTTAGAAGCAATTACAAATTCCATGGCTACTACTATAGTAAGCGGGGGGCATCTCACATCAGCACTAAAAAGATATGGATTAACAGAAAAAATCACTCACATTAGTACTGCTGGCGGCGCACTTGTATTGTATCTGACTGGAGAAAAACTTCCAATGATTCAATCACTAGAAAATGCAGCTAAAAGATAA
- a CDS encoding rod shape-determining protein, with product MAIIGLDMGTSFVKCVFDDGRFTFPAIYAYTNRQKWDDDKTLLMGVGDEALKVAAYPNSVIIRPIIEGRPVHKKGVEELVKETKRRMDVMSESKEKGRINTIVVGLPYDADNYRETLSDIINNTLNPENCVIVPQVIGTLESIGRKSATVMNIGQGTTEIVAFENMKTISGQSVMHGCDFLTRDLGEFAFLDSTVYNQYKDELTPRIEMLADMLVNRLENFMSALKPMYECSQTVVLSGGGILIPELKAAILKRINVKVEVPNDPVMSNANGLYKIATRHGIV from the coding sequence ATGGCTATAATTGGATTGGATATGGGAACATCTTTTGTAAAATGTGTGTTTGATGATGGCCGATTCACTTTTCCTGCAATATACGCTTATACCAATCGACAAAAATGGGATGATGATAAAACATTATTGATGGGAGTTGGAGATGAGGCACTAAAGGTGGCAGCATATCCAAACTCTGTAATAATTAGACCCATCATTGAAGGAAGACCCGTCCATAAAAAAGGAGTAGAAGAACTTGTCAAAGAAACAAAAAGAAGAATGGATGTGATGTCTGAATCCAAAGAAAAGGGTAGAATTAATACAATTGTAGTTGGACTTCCATATGATGCTGACAATTATAGGGAAACCCTGTCTGATATCATAAATAACACTCTTAATCCTGAAAACTGCGTTATCGTCCCACAAGTAATTGGAACATTGGAATCTATTGGAAGAAAAAGTGCAACAGTGATGAATATTGGTCAAGGTACTACAGAAATAGTAGCATTTGAAAACATGAAGACAATCTCAGGACAATCTGTAATGCATGGATGTGATTTCTTAACGAGAGATTTAGGAGAATTTGCATTCTTAGACTCTACAGTGTATAATCAATACAAAGATGAATTAACACCTAGAATTGAAATGCTAGCTGACATGTTAGTAAATAGACTGGAAAACTTTATGTCAGCACTAAAACCAATGTATGAATGTTCACAAACAGTAGTATTGTCTGGTGGTGGAATATTGATTCCTGAACTCAAAGCCGCAATTTTGAAAAGAATTAATGTTAAGGTCGAAGTACCTAATGATCCAGTCATGAGTAATGCTAATGGCCTTTACAAAATAGCCACTAGACACGGTATTGTCTAA